From the Deinococcus misasensis DSM 22328 genome, one window contains:
- a CDS encoding gamma-glutamyltransferase family protein has protein sequence MLNPYSPFRQPIHASKGMVATSQPLAAQAGLFILREGGNAIDAAIATAAALTVLEPTSNGIGGDAFALVWTEGKLHGLNGSGRAPRLLSRDALQGMGISEIPSKGWVPVTVPGAPRTWADLHQRFGRLPFHQVLAPAIEYARGGYPLSPVLAHNWKRVIRAYASNTSEEFKGWQQTFTPEGFEPRAGQLWSSESHARTLEAIARSQAEEFYSGDLAKRMDHFAKDTGGFIRLEDLALHKSQWVQPISVDYMEHQVWEIPPNGQGIVALEALNILKGFELPKHREDPEGLHLQIEAMKLAFADAFQHVGDMEHVDVPVQKLLSEEHAAARRSLISGQAWVPEPADPASHGTVYLCTADGEGNMVSFIQSNYMGFGSGIVVPNTGIALQNRGHNFNLVSGHPNELKPRKRPYHTIIPGFLTRGDEPVGPFGVMGGFMQPQGHLQMVLNTLNHGMNPQVALDAPRWQWTSGLKVEFEAHMPRHVVQALQDMGHQVSVLADSSAFGRGQIIWRDPKTGVLSGGSDGRTDGQVAGY, from the coding sequence ATGTTGAACCCTTACTCACCCTTTCGTCAGCCCATTCATGCCAGCAAAGGGATGGTTGCCACCTCGCAACCTCTGGCTGCACAGGCCGGGCTCTTCATCCTGCGGGAAGGGGGCAATGCCATCGATGCTGCCATTGCCACAGCAGCAGCCCTGACCGTGCTGGAGCCCACCAGCAACGGCATTGGAGGGGATGCTTTTGCTCTGGTCTGGACCGAAGGCAAACTGCACGGCTTGAACGGATCAGGACGGGCACCCCGTTTGCTGTCCAGAGATGCCTTGCAGGGCATGGGCATTTCCGAGATTCCCAGCAAAGGCTGGGTTCCAGTCACAGTACCCGGTGCACCCAGAACGTGGGCAGACCTGCACCAGCGGTTTGGGCGGTTGCCTTTTCATCAGGTGCTGGCTCCAGCCATTGAATATGCCAGAGGGGGTTATCCGCTCAGTCCGGTGCTGGCCCACAACTGGAAACGGGTCATCAGGGCTTATGCATCCAACACCTCAGAGGAATTCAAGGGATGGCAGCAAACCTTCACCCCTGAAGGTTTTGAACCCCGCGCTGGCCAACTCTGGAGCAGCGAAAGCCATGCCAGAACCCTTGAAGCGATTGCCCGAAGTCAGGCTGAGGAGTTTTACTCTGGAGATCTGGCGAAGCGCATGGACCATTTTGCCAAAGACACTGGGGGGTTCATCCGCCTTGAAGATTTGGCGCTGCACAAGAGCCAGTGGGTGCAACCCATCTCTGTGGATTACATGGAGCATCAGGTGTGGGAGATTCCACCCAATGGGCAGGGCATTGTGGCTCTGGAAGCCCTCAACATCCTCAAGGGTTTTGAGCTTCCCAAACACCGTGAAGACCCAGAGGGCTTGCACCTGCAAATCGAGGCCATGAAACTGGCTTTTGCGGATGCTTTCCAGCATGTCGGTGACATGGAGCATGTGGATGTTCCGGTGCAAAAGTTGCTCTCTGAAGAACATGCAGCAGCACGCAGAAGTTTGATCTCTGGTCAGGCCTGGGTCCCTGAGCCTGCAGATCCTGCCTCTCATGGCACGGTTTACCTGTGCACCGCAGATGGTGAAGGCAACATGGTGTCTTTCATCCAGAGCAATTACATGGGGTTTGGCAGTGGAATCGTGGTGCCCAACACGGGCATTGCCTTGCAAAACCGGGGCCACAACTTCAATCTGGTTTCCGGGCATCCCAATGAACTCAAACCGCGCAAACGGCCTTACCACACCATCATTCCGGGCTTCTTGACCCGAGGGGATGAGCCTGTTGGGCCTTTCGGGGTGATGGGAGGGTTCATGCAACCACAGGGGCACCTGCAAATGGTCTTGAACACCCTGAACCACGGGATGAATCCGCAGGTGGCGCTGGATGCACCCAGATGGCAATGGACCTCTGGTCTGAAGGTGGAGTTTGAAGCCCACATGCCCCGCCATGTGGTTCAAGCCCTTCAGGACATGGGCCATCAGGTCAGTGTGCTGGCAGACTCCTCCGCTTTTGGGCGTGGTCAGATCATCTGGAGGGACCCCAAAACCGGGGTGCTCTCGGGTGGCAGCGATGGTCGGACCGACGGTCAGGTGGCAGGGTACTGA
- the moaA gene encoding GTP 3',8-cyclase MoaA, with the protein MQDTLGRPLRDLRISVTDRCNMRCTYCMPKEIFGPEYAFLPQSELLSFDEIERVARIFAALGVCKLRITGGEPLVRKGLPELIQRLSQVPGIEDIALTTNGLLLPQLAQPLREAGLKRVTISLDALDDETFGRMNGLNIKVERVLKGVQAAEEAGFELVKINSVIKKSQNLHAVMDLAEHFRGTRHTLRFIEFMDVGNHNQWDMKDVIPSRDILSMIHARHPLEPVNPNYKGEVAKRYRYLDGQGEIGFISSVTDAFCGTCTRARISSDGQIYTCLFGTLGYDLKTPLRAGETDQELSGRITRLWSLRTDRYSEERAIKPRENKIEMSRIGG; encoded by the coding sequence ATGCAAGACACGTTGGGCCGCCCGCTAAGAGACCTGAGGATTTCGGTGACCGACCGATGCAACATGCGCTGCACGTACTGCATGCCCAAAGAAATTTTCGGTCCAGAGTATGCTTTCCTGCCCCAGTCTGAACTCCTCAGCTTTGATGAAATTGAGCGGGTGGCCCGCATTTTTGCTGCTCTGGGCGTGTGCAAACTGCGCATCACAGGCGGAGAGCCTCTGGTGCGGAAAGGCTTACCAGAGCTGATCCAGCGGCTTTCTCAGGTGCCCGGCATTGAAGACATTGCCCTCACCACCAATGGACTGTTGCTGCCCCAGTTGGCCCAGCCTTTGCGTGAAGCAGGTTTGAAACGGGTCACCATCAGTCTGGACGCTCTGGACGATGAGACCTTTGGCCGCATGAATGGCCTGAACATCAAAGTGGAGCGGGTCTTAAAAGGCGTTCAGGCTGCCGAGGAGGCCGGTTTTGAACTGGTCAAAATCAACTCGGTCATCAAAAAGAGCCAGAACCTGCACGCGGTCATGGACCTTGCAGAGCACTTCAGGGGCACCAGACACACCCTCAGGTTCATTGAGTTCATGGATGTGGGCAACCACAACCAGTGGGACATGAAAGACGTGATTCCCAGTCGGGACATCCTTTCCATGATTCATGCCAGACACCCTCTGGAGCCTGTCAATCCCAATTACAAGGGAGAGGTGGCCAAACGCTACCGTTATCTGGACGGTCAGGGTGAAATTGGCTTCATTTCCAGCGTCACCGATGCGTTCTGTGGCACCTGCACCCGAGCCCGCATCTCCAGCGATGGTCAAATTTACACCTGCCTGTTTGGCACTTTGGGTTACGACCTCAAAACCCCACTCAGGGCAGGGGAGACCGATCAGGAACTTTCAGGGCGCATTACAAGGCTCTGGTCGCTCAGGACAGACCGCTATTCCGAAGAGCGTGCCATCAAACCCAGAGAGAACAAAATCGAAATGTCGCGCATTGGCGGTTAA
- a CDS encoding SDR family oxidoreductase produces the protein MQPTILITGATGGIGIALARLLKDHAQLVLLGRNPQKLTSLQTEFPEARTEALPLTDAQAVQALIETLPALDAVVHCAGEVVLSSIQDSQLEDWESMYQSNVLTALVLTQQALPQLRASRGKVVFVNSGAGLRASPGWGGYAASKFALKALADALRQEEPLISVTTVYPGRTATDMQKQVRDMEHAEYQPEKYVRAEDVAQAIKTVLDMQRPSVIEELSIRPG, from the coding sequence ATGCAACCCACCATCCTGATCACTGGAGCCACCGGAGGCATTGGCATCGCCCTTGCCCGCTTGCTGAAAGACCATGCCCAACTGGTCCTCCTTGGCCGAAACCCTCAAAAACTGACCTCCCTGCAAACAGAATTCCCAGAGGCCCGCACAGAAGCCCTGCCCTTGACCGATGCACAGGCCGTACAGGCCCTGATCGAAACCCTTCCTGCTCTGGATGCAGTGGTGCACTGTGCAGGTGAGGTGGTGCTCTCCAGCATTCAGGACAGCCAACTCGAAGACTGGGAAAGCATGTACCAGAGCAACGTCCTGACCGCTCTGGTGCTTACCCAGCAAGCCCTGCCCCAACTGCGTGCTTCCAGAGGGAAAGTGGTGTTTGTGAACTCAGGGGCAGGACTCAGGGCCAGTCCGGGCTGGGGAGGCTACGCAGCCAGCAAATTTGCACTTAAAGCTCTGGCAGATGCTTTGCGTCAGGAGGAGCCCCTGATCAGCGTCACCACGGTGTATCCGGGCCGGACCGCCACCGACATGCAAAAGCAGGTCCGAGACATGGAACACGCCGAATACCAGCCCGAGAAATACGTCCGTGCAGAGGATGTCGCTCAGGCCATCAAAACGGTGCTGGACATGCAGCGGCCCAGTGTGATTGAGGAGCTTTCCATTCGACCGGGGTGA
- a CDS encoding complex I NDUFA9 subunit family protein has protein sequence MKVLVTGASGFVGTAMVKELLQAGHEVVACSRKGEAPSGAKGRKLDVTSATETARAITEEKPEAIIHLVGIIREKGAQTFQKVHVEGTRNVLEAAKQVGARFVHMSALGAEKGHKSRYFDTKGQAEELVRNSGLTHAIFQPSLIFGPGDDFFGNVLKDLVTLGPVVPVIGKGDFPFRPVWIGDVTAAFAQALLNPRTNNQTFKLVGPKEYTFKELLDLELNALQRRKPLFHVPLPLMDLAVPLMQILPNPPITRDQYLMLKAGNTGDPAPTTKILNLRMDHLEHWLPRILKA, from the coding sequence GTGAAAGTTCTGGTCACCGGAGCCAGCGGTTTTGTTGGCACCGCAATGGTGAAAGAACTCCTGCAAGCCGGACATGAAGTGGTGGCCTGCTCCAGAAAAGGAGAAGCCCCATCAGGAGCAAAAGGACGCAAACTGGATGTCACCAGTGCCACTGAAACCGCCAGAGCCATCACCGAAGAAAAACCCGAGGCGATCATCCATCTGGTGGGCATCATCCGCGAAAAAGGAGCCCAGACCTTTCAAAAAGTGCATGTGGAAGGCACCCGCAACGTGCTGGAGGCAGCCAAACAGGTGGGCGCACGCTTCGTGCACATGAGTGCTCTGGGTGCAGAAAAAGGCCACAAGAGCCGTTACTTTGACACCAAAGGACAGGCCGAAGAACTGGTCAGAAACAGTGGCCTGACCCACGCGATTTTTCAACCCAGCCTGATTTTTGGACCCGGCGATGACTTCTTTGGCAACGTGCTGAAAGACCTGGTGACTCTGGGGCCTGTGGTGCCCGTCATTGGCAAAGGCGATTTTCCGTTCAGACCCGTGTGGATCGGGGATGTGACTGCTGCATTTGCACAGGCCCTGTTGAATCCCCGCACCAACAACCAGACGTTCAAACTGGTGGGACCCAAAGAGTACACCTTCAAAGAACTGCTGGATCTGGAACTGAACGCCCTGCAACGCAGGAAACCCCTGTTTCATGTGCCTCTTCCTTTGATGGATCTGGCGGTTCCCTTGATGCAAATCCTGCCCAACCCACCCATCACCAGAGACCAGTACCTGATGCTCAAAGCAGGCAACACCGGTGATCCGGCCCCAACCACCAAAATTCTGAATTTGCGCATGGACCATCTGGAGCACTGGCTTCCCAGAATTTTGAAGGCTTGA
- a CDS encoding TIM-barrel domain-containing protein — protein MTQLLNKQLELAQTNQSQDDSYPFVPVDQFTPNLGQWQQLGNVEGYTLTGNTLQLNMQQGPGPLLYFYSPTLFRVRFNSTGNYSTDNSYAVVNTQFGFDASTLKVQDTGSQIVVQTGALEVVILKDPYSIQVYRNGQLIHQDTSSYNLVYTGECVANFKVYPANAMYFGFGEKAGSTLAKNEFTMTFFNFDNFTYATSPLPEGEQPGPLNPSESLYNSVPLLIEVNPNPTGAFQGQAYAYGIFFDNVAQSYINIGASDYSNMYGKYYFGALFGDLNYYFMAGSVAADVVQQYTALTGTPPMPPKYVFGYHQGCYGYYDQYHVMAVANAYRSAQIPCDGIHIDVDFQNNYRTFTASGLKFPDAQAMFSYLSLIGFKCSTNITALIDANPYDENGNTGPSSEPYPALETGLSEGVFITNSRAGQPATTDLFVGNENYGVNTGINPYMAQPDTGSDVLGSYGYYPDFGRPEVQAWWGKQYQSLFDMGLQMVWQDMTDPALSPGVDNPATYKTFPGDLMVTSFGEQVPSAKVHNAYALLLSQSTYEGLAQIRPNLRNFIIARGGYAGIQRYAGLWTGDSASSWDFLQINVPEVLNLGLSGIPISGCDIGGFANGSASEGDFYVQDGRAYGQITNYELFTRWMTLGAFLPWFRNHYDGYSKGFQEPYNYGEPVPSNCRKYIQMRYQLMQVFYDAMYQCTQTGLPIARAMLLTDPQDPNIYNHLDDQFLVGQDLLIAPILFQAETASPPISPTRDIYLPAGWDWYPYQNNEEPLPAPAAGGQTISYYAPLEQVMNILPIYVRAGAILPSRQVEQWVGQLPSNPLTLSIYPGPDRQYTLYLDDGLTTNYQSQQAYRLTEISTQSSGNQKTVSVVRTHDQYTPAEPYFFVALLSTSMPQNVTVNGQVLSNVTSSSGDQVGADNLQASGSNAFYFNVSLQTTFIKVYDNNPNLQVVATF, from the coding sequence ATGACCCAGCTTTTGAACAAACAACTTGAGCTTGCCCAGACCAACCAGAGTCAGGACGACAGCTATCCTTTCGTGCCCGTGGACCAGTTCACCCCAAACCTTGGGCAGTGGCAGCAACTCGGGAATGTAGAAGGATATACCCTGACTGGCAACACCCTCCAACTGAACATGCAGCAAGGCCCCGGTCCGCTGCTGTACTTTTATTCCCCCACCCTGTTTCGGGTGCGATTCAACAGCACAGGGAATTACAGCACAGACAACTCTTACGCCGTGGTGAACACCCAGTTTGGTTTCGATGCCAGCACACTGAAAGTGCAGGACACCGGATCCCAGATTGTGGTGCAGACCGGGGCTCTGGAGGTGGTGATCCTCAAAGATCCATACTCCATTCAGGTGTACCGCAACGGGCAACTGATCCATCAGGACACCTCCAGTTACAACCTCGTGTACACCGGAGAGTGTGTGGCGAATTTCAAGGTGTATCCCGCGAACGCCATGTACTTCGGGTTTGGTGAAAAAGCAGGCTCCACCCTTGCCAAAAACGAATTCACCATGACTTTCTTCAATTTTGACAACTTCACCTATGCCACCAGCCCACTTCCAGAGGGGGAGCAACCCGGTCCCCTGAACCCCAGTGAATCCCTGTACAACTCGGTGCCCTTGCTCATTGAAGTGAACCCCAATCCCACGGGGGCTTTTCAGGGGCAGGCTTATGCTTATGGGATTTTCTTTGACAATGTGGCCCAGTCTTACATCAACATCGGGGCCAGCGATTATTCGAACATGTATGGCAAGTATTACTTTGGAGCCCTGTTTGGGGATCTGAATTATTACTTCATGGCCGGTTCTGTGGCAGCGGATGTGGTTCAGCAGTACACCGCACTGACCGGAACCCCACCCATGCCCCCCAAGTACGTGTTTGGTTACCATCAGGGGTGTTACGGCTACTACGACCAGTACCATGTCATGGCTGTGGCGAATGCTTACCGCTCAGCGCAGATTCCCTGTGATGGCATCCACATCGATGTGGATTTCCAGAACAACTACCGCACCTTCACGGCATCTGGGCTCAAGTTTCCAGATGCACAGGCGATGTTCTCTTACCTGTCCCTGATTGGCTTCAAGTGCAGCACCAACATCACCGCACTCATTGATGCCAACCCCTATGACGAAAATGGCAACACAGGCCCCAGTTCAGAGCCTTATCCTGCTCTGGAGACTGGGCTTTCAGAGGGGGTGTTCATCACCAACTCCAGAGCCGGTCAGCCTGCCACCACGGACCTGTTCGTCGGCAACGAAAATTACGGGGTCAACACAGGCATCAACCCTTACATGGCACAACCCGACACCGGAAGCGACGTGCTCGGGTCTTACGGATACTACCCGGACTTTGGTCGCCCCGAGGTGCAAGCCTGGTGGGGCAAGCAGTACCAGAGCCTCTTTGACATGGGTTTGCAAATGGTCTGGCAGGACATGACCGATCCAGCCCTCTCGCCCGGTGTGGACAATCCTGCCACATACAAAACCTTTCCCGGCGACCTGATGGTGACCTCATTCGGTGAACAGGTGCCCAGTGCCAAGGTGCACAACGCTTATGCTTTGCTGCTCAGTCAATCCACCTACGAAGGTCTGGCCCAGATTCGGCCCAACCTGCGCAATTTCATCATTGCCCGAGGGGGTTACGCTGGCATTCAGCGTTACGCAGGCCTCTGGACCGGAGACTCCGCCTCAAGCTGGGATTTCCTGCAAATCAATGTTCCAGAGGTGCTCAATCTGGGCCTGTCCGGCATTCCGATCTCGGGGTGTGACATTGGGGGGTTTGCCAACGGCTCGGCATCCGAGGGGGATTTTTACGTTCAGGATGGACGCGCCTACGGCCAGATCACCAATTATGAACTGTTCACCCGCTGGATGACCCTCGGGGCATTCCTGCCATGGTTCCGAAACCACTACGATGGTTATTCCAAGGGTTTTCAGGAGCCTTACAACTACGGTGAACCGGTCCCGAGCAATTGCCGAAAGTACATCCAGATGCGTTACCAGTTGATGCAGGTGTTCTACGACGCCATGTACCAGTGCACCCAGACTGGACTGCCCATCGCCAGAGCCATGCTGCTCACCGACCCTCAGGACCCCAACATTTACAACCATCTGGACGATCAATTCTTGGTGGGACAGGACCTTTTGATTGCCCCCATCCTGTTTCAGGCCGAAACCGCAAGCCCACCCATCAGCCCCACCAGAGACATTTACCTGCCTGCCGGTTGGGATTGGTACCCTTACCAGAACAACGAAGAGCCTTTGCCTGCCCCGGCTGCAGGAGGGCAAACCATCAGCTATTACGCCCCTCTGGAACAGGTCATGAACATCCTGCCCATTTATGTGCGTGCAGGGGCCATCTTGCCCAGCAGACAGGTCGAGCAGTGGGTGGGCCAGTTGCCCAGCAACCCCCTGACCCTGAGCATTTACCCCGGCCCAGACCGCCAGTACACCCTGTACCTCGATGATGGTCTGACCACCAATTATCAGTCCCAGCAAGCCTACCGCCTGACCGAAATCAGCACCCAGAGCTCTGGCAACCAGAAAACCGTGTCTGTGGTCCGAACCCACGACCAGTACACCCCGGCAGAGCCTTACTTCTTTGTGGCCCTGTTGTCCACCAGCATGCCCCAAAACGTCACGGTCAATGGACAGGTGCTCTCCAATGTGACCTCCAGCAGTGGCGATCAGGTCGGCGCAGACAATCTGCAAGCCTCTGGGAGCAATGCGTTTTATTTCAATGTCAGTTTGCAGACCACCTTCATCAAGGTGTACGACAACAACCCGAACCTGCAAGTCGTGGCGACTTTTTAA
- a CDS encoding sulfite exporter TauE/SafE family protein — protein MIIAGILIGLLAGVLGAILGLGGGVVVVPALEFIAPRLGHDLRIQEAIAISQIGVLAVGIASTAGYLKRNLIQMRTGYLLSPYTVLGGAVGSVLGLVLPAAYVALVFALLLLYSAYTLIKGMKRVETGRDKPSPYVVPAMGFAGIMAGLLGIGGGTVQVPVMNLMLGLPIREAIATSTFIMGITATGNALVYQAAGLLDARVACAIALGILVGARLGANLQQRIPAQQLKLFFSLLLIYTAGNLIWKYWL, from the coding sequence ATGATCATCGCTGGAATTTTGATTGGACTGCTGGCCGGAGTGCTCGGCGCGATTCTGGGCCTTGGAGGTGGGGTGGTGGTGGTGCCTGCTCTGGAATTCATTGCACCCAGGCTGGGGCATGACCTGAGGATTCAGGAAGCCATCGCCATCAGCCAGATTGGGGTGCTTGCTGTGGGGATTGCCTCCACGGCAGGTTACCTGAAACGCAACCTGATTCAGATGCGAACCGGGTATCTGCTCTCCCCTTACACCGTGCTGGGTGGAGCGGTGGGCAGTGTGCTGGGTCTGGTGCTGCCTGCTGCTTACGTGGCTCTGGTGTTCGCCTTGCTGCTGCTTTACAGCGCGTACACCCTGATCAAAGGCATGAAACGGGTGGAAACCGGGCGGGACAAACCCAGCCCTTACGTGGTGCCAGCCATGGGCTTCGCGGGCATCATGGCTGGACTGCTGGGCATTGGTGGAGGAACCGTTCAGGTGCCTGTGATGAACCTGATGCTGGGCCTGCCCATCCGTGAAGCCATTGCCACCAGCACCTTCATCATGGGCATCACCGCCACCGGAAATGCACTGGTGTATCAGGCTGCAGGACTGCTGGATGCCAGAGTGGCATGCGCGATTGCTCTGGGCATTCTGGTGGGAGCCAGACTCGGGGCGAACCTGCAACAACGGATTCCGGCCCAGCAACTCAAACTGTTCTTCTCTCTGCTTTTGATTTACACCGCAGGGAACCTGATCTGGAAGTACTGGTTATGA